The Ursus arctos isolate Adak ecotype North America unplaced genomic scaffold, UrsArc2.0 scaffold_18, whole genome shotgun sequence genomic sequence ATAAAGTAACTTCATATGTTACTTTCTGAGATGAAGATGTCTGTTCTGGCAATTAAGGATGATCTGTCTTTTGATATGCTTATTTATGTGGATGTttatgtataaacacacataccTTACGCGGATGCACTTAGATTAGGACGTTAGCGTATTTTTTGAATAGCTGGTAATAATTCAGATTGATATATGCTCCAGCGAGACTGAAGCATCACTTATATATGTTCAGCTAGAaacacttggcttttttttttttcccaaggtaAAGTCAAAATAATTAgagcaagcaagaaaaagaattgaACTAGAAGTGGGTAACATTTTTCCCCCTAGTtaataaaagaagtaataaacTCCATAAAGTACTAGAGTTAAGATCACTAACACTTCAGGCATAACGGCTTTTTACCAGGAATTTACAACTCCTGTTTTAATTCAAGCAGCTTGCATTGGGACATAAAatctaggtattttttaaaagtgtagttTTATGGTAAGTAACTGAAGAAAAACTGTCCTCTCCTACAAactattctttcctcttctttcacaGCCTCCTCCTTTCTCACACATGcgtgtacacatgcacacacacacacacacaccttggcaCTCAAGAACTGAAGTTACTAAATCCCTTTTTTATGACATTGTAATTTTTTGGCAAGTGTAAACTCCTTTCATATTCTgccacattcatttatttgaagcTTGTGGGAGTCTTACAGCAAAAACCTTAAATTATTtctgaggctttaaaaaaaaagaaaaagaaatgctctcTAGCCCGACCTTCACTAAGAAATTTCAACAGAGAGAGGAGAGTCTCCCTTCCTCTTAGCACAACAACAAATGATCGCTCACAGCGAGAGAGAGCTGGTAAGGAGCCTTTCACCTAAGAGAGAGCCACTCTCGACAGGACGGATATAATCGACTGCTAATGTACGTGTGTGGTCTTACAACCCACTCTCAGTGCGAATggcctacattttttaaaaaggaaaaatgatcacAATCAGAAACAGGTATCTTAAATAATTATGTAGAAGGATAAGTATGACCAACAAGGTCAATCAGGGTGTCAGGTAATGGTGGCAGACCCCTGGGAGGTGGAAATCAGGAAGATGACCCTTTCAGAGTGTTGCTATCGTGAAACATACTGCCTGTGCACTCAGTATGTACATTCTGTTCTAAGTGCAATTTTTGCCTGAATTTTCAAGATAATGCCGGCAAGAGAAACAGCTTGTTCCTTTCCAGGGAAGGTAAGAATAAGGAGTGTGTAGGAAGCATGTTTGTGCAATGGAAGGTATGTATCGATAAGAGATTTAATGTAACTCTCATCAATAGAAATGTGTAAGAATCTCTTTGTCATTCATCCACCATTAAGCTGCGTTGTCTATTTGGTACTCAGTCTGGAAGACGGTGGAAGTGACTGGTGTAGTTCTTGGAGTGGAGGAGTGAAAGGTCAGCAGAGGCTTAAATGAGCTTGTCTTACATCCAGCTGGGCCAGCAGGAGATCATTAGGAAGATCCGAGGCTCACTTTAGGCTTGTCAGAGTCTCTCCCCATGATACAAGGAGACCGTTTTGCTCATTGCTCTTCTCCCACTATATAAAAAGAACCCGAGAGACAGGATTGACACCAAAGTTTATCTTACTACCAAAGTTTCGCTTGAGGAGGGCACAACTAGCAATTACTCAGAAGGGGGATTTATTTTGTTTGCCTTTGATGGAAAGTAATGGAGATAAGTACAAAAGACCTATTGATCTGCTGGCTTCTATTGTGAAACCAAATAGAGTAAAGGAGGCGAAATCTCTTCCTTAACATTTAAGTGTCGGAGGACCTGCACAACTTCACTTTATAAAAGATTTTTGGAAAAGCAGAGTTTCAATTTGATTTGCAAACATACAGGAAgtgaaatgctttaaaatgttctcttcttGTACTTGAAGAAAATTAACACAGTGTATTTGACAGCTAATTATATGAAGGCAAATATACTAATAGTTATCTCGAACTGGTGCTAAGTGCCTCATTTCTTGAAGGTAGTGAAATCATGTGCATTTATTGAAAATCTCTCTTTAGAAAAGTTCTTTCTAAGTTTCCAAACATAGAGAATGATGGAAAAAATGGATGTTGCTGCTGAGAAGGTGATAACAGGAGGCAGGTAGCATGTTTTCGCATCTTCACCTCTGTTGTTAATGTATGCGGTGGCTCATCAGAGGTAGCTCATGTTAATTTATTCCTGCACACCTGTACAGGGCTGGAAGTCAGGTAATCAGACAGGCAAAAACTATCCATCTCTGCTTTTTAGCTACAGCTACCCAGAGGCCTATATAGGAACAAATTTAGTTCTGGAGACATCAGCAGGTTTTAATAAACCAAATACAGATGTCTTCCTCCATACAAATCAAGAAGTTTACATGTTTAAATCTGGACTGATTTAACTAGCAATCAAAGAGAAGGTTCACACTTGGCACCAATGGTTgcctcatatttatttataaatcaccctaagcaaatattattttgtttttaaatttattcatggGGCTGAATCATCTTTCCTACACCTTGAAGATTAAGCATACATGCTTACCtttctaataaaatttaagaCAAACTCTGGCAATCAGCAGCCACTATTCTCAGAAGGGAGGAACAAAGATGGTGAAGATCACgtgagatgcaaaaaaaaaagggatacaCAGTTCTTTCTAGGCAGATTACCTCGTTTCTGTGTGCAAAGTCTTCATTTTAGTTGAGGGAGTTTTAAAATTGCCAATCACTAAAACAGATATAAATAGATTTTAACGTATCAGCAAATGATAAGAAATTCTAGGGAAGAGGACTGAAGGGCATttatttgctgttgttgttgttgttttaataaaaacCAAGTGTAACTTATAAATGGGCTTCCCTTATACACAGGTGATCCATGGCCATTCAGCCCAGGGATCAAAATTCAAGACAGATGATGAGAAATGACCAAAGGTAAACCAGGCCCAGCTAATTCTGACTATGACAAGTCTCCAAGAAAAGTTCCTTTATAAAGACTAGGTTCTAAGCCAGTTacaatttcttctttcctgggaGTTTTTCATGCGCATACTTCAGAACAAAACGGAGGGCCAGCTTCCTGATCTTTGAAAGAACAGTATCTTAGTAGCAGAAAAGTTAAGAGATAAacaagcaggaaggaagggtgtTTAGGGGAGTGTCAGGTCTAACACTATATTACATTATCAGTTTATACATAAACACTTCAGTAATCACCTTATCGTGCCATAGTTcttcacagagaaaataatttacatttcatttctataattcagaataaaaattattcCTAAAGCCACCTAGTGACTGGATGAACTGATCTTTGTGTATACTGTTCTCCGTCATTAGTGTGGAATGGTCCTCTTTGCTTCTGAATTTATTACACTCACACTCAGTCACAACTGTATAAAAAAAGGACACTTTCGACACTGTGCTTAGAACCCTCAGCCCTAACAAACCATGCACGTTATCACCCCCCGAGCGCTTCTCCCTTTGTAGGATTTTAGACAAAGAACGTTCTTGCTTATCAAAATCTTCAACTTGATCTTATAAAATCTAGGAAGACCATAAGCAAAGACCTGGAAATCTCTAACTGCCAAACATAAAACACAGTATTTAACATCTTTCTCCTCGTATCTTACTAACATGCCTATTTGGAAACCAAAAACGCAATTCCCTTgtgtacagccattttggaaaaagtCCAAGAAGACCTGGGTATCACTTCTGTAAGGTGTGTGTGTAAGACTGAAGACAGGAGGACTGCTTTTATAAACAGAAGGAAGAGGGTTATTCTGTTAGTTTTATCATACATATCCTGTAGCCCTGCACACTTCAGCCCCCACTCAAAATCCCCTCTAATGCTTTATTTGCACAAGGAAGACATTGTGGAGTCAAGGATGGATGAATCAAGActctggggaaaggagagaaataggCCTGAGGACAGCAGGATTAAAGCAAAGAAGCGTTTCTGTTTGGGAAGGTCTGCTGGCTCAGAGAAAGGTAAGAAAATCTGCCTTAGCTTCATCGtgaattgaaggaaaaaaaagcaggacccagATTCCTGGGGCTCTTGTGACTAATATGGCAAAAGTGAAGACAAAGGGGGAAGGTAAGTCCAAGTGGTAGATCCGAGATGTAGTCCAAGAGGCTCTGTTAAACAGGAGATTAAGTTACAAGTCAACATTAGTGGAAGAAGTGATAAGAACTGGCTGAAATGGGAGTATGGTTATGTCTGAGTTCACGCTGTGGAGATGCAGGAAGAGGCAGGTACCCTGATGGCATCACTGTTTCTGGTTACGCGGTGGTAGCTATGCTTGCAACATATGTTAATTCGAGTCATAGACTCAACAAGGATGAACACttgttttaaggaaaagaatgtCAAGAAGTATCATAGTTTTTGTGAAGTTTTTAACTTGGGATAAAATGTGAGTATTCTTGAAAAGCAAAACTTCAAGCGAGAATCAAAAAACTTTCTTTGCACAGTATGTTttttcaatttgcttttcttcatttatcatGTGTTACACAACTCCAGAATTATAAAGATTAGCTGTGATGTGAGATTTCACCCAAACGAAACGTATCACCTGTCTTCTGAGGTTTGCAGTCTCCTGTATGGCTGAACACACATGGGAGAGTATCTGTACTCTGCTTCCCTAGAATATCCCAGGTATTCTAGACACTTATTCTAAATTTCCATATGGCTAGTCATCCGCCAAGCTCCTAATCCTTAGAATAAAAATGGAGATTGAAATATTCTCCTgctattaataaatgtttttccttAGACAAACCACCCTTTCAACAGCACCTACTTATGCATTTGGACATAAGAACACAAGTGCTTGTGTTTTCTACTGGTTTGACATAAATGAAAGCACCACGCTTCGGGTATTGTAGCCTTTTGGTCCCAGAGCCATTTATGCCAGTGTTATGACTTACAGTATTTTCAGCAAACCAACTAAAACTGTGATAGGAATTCATGCAAATAAGCTTAAATTTTGGCTTGTCTTCAAACACTccatttccataaatattttatgcaGGTTTTCAtgagtcttttatttttgttaaaaaaaaaaatccaatgcaTTAACCTCATTATCACAAGTGcactatttcaaatataaaagaatgaatattacTCACAAACTTGGGGGTAGGAGGTTGTGTATagtgttatattttattattcaaattGTAGCTATCTTATCTACTGTGTTCTGGTACTGTCAACGATAACGAGAACCTGAAAAGGACTTTGTGATTGTAAACCGTTTTTACAGAACAAGGTAAatggaagtgggggagaggggtggggaaggggaaatcTTAAAGAGCTTAGATTTCTCTTCAAAGCATGTTTTGAGTTGCATAAAGAGAGCCACTTGTTTTTCTCAGAAACGTTGCTTTTAATGGACTGGGCCCCTTGGATTTCAGTactatggaaaatatttaacttttatttttaaaaagatgtatcttttaaatatgaagacaaaaCCGAGTATTTTAGAAGCAGGTCACTACTTTTCAGTggtacttttattttatgttactttGTCAAAGAATTCTACCCAATTGATAAGCGTGAGAATTTGGGGGGTGGCTATTTGGAAACTTTCCAGTTAATTTTGTGTCTTCTACTATATTGATTTCTACCATGTAATGACATtttgtctaaaaatatttttaaaagacagcatAAAACCAAAAAGCCACAGCGGACGTAAGAGGAAGAATTAACTGGTGTGTGactctggggtggggtggtgtATTATGTAAATGATCTGCTTGCAAGCTTATCTCCTCAAGTGTAGTATGACTGTGTTACCCCACCACTGACCACCTTGACACATtccatttatattacattttctttaggaTTGAAAAAGAACATTGGAGGTTTAAGACCAGCTGCTTCTGTTTAAACCCAACTGTTTCAGAGCTGTAGCCACATAGCTAAGGTCTGATGTCATCTCAAGGCTGGACATAATATATTCTAACTGATCCTAAAAGTATATGCATGCCTCCCCTTCCGTGCATAATTCCCACGACAGACTGTATTTCAGAGATGTGCTCAAAGACACTGTGAAGTTAAAATACAGAAACCCATACCACCATACCATTTCCccacattaaataattattttagtcccattttcttctgatattttcaTGACTCTTAAAAGAATTCAAGGACACACTGAATACTCATGTAAGAATGATAACATTTCTGGTTATACCTACGGAGATGCAGGCTGTCTCGATGTCCTGGACCTATGGTTCTTTCCATCCGTAAATTTCTGTTTCTATATTggataaatatgtgtgtatgaagataatatattgatttaattaaaaagcCACAAGGCAAAGCAGAAATATATATAACAGAAGCTGCGGCTTCTAAGTGAAGCTTCATGAGGAAGCAGGGAACTGTGTACATAGTTAACTTATTCACACCTAGATGCATgggaaaacacacatacacacatacacagagcaCAGAGAAAAATGGCGTGCATTACAGGGTAAGATGGCGTATGATTCTGCATGCTTAATCATAACAAGCACCAACTGCAACAATCCTTCATGAGCATGGCAGCTTGGTTATCTCATGGTCACTGTGGACAATCTTTACAGTGCATCAAAAACATCtaagttggatttttttaatgctgagtCCAACATGACTggcaccctccacccccagcaggAGCAGCCAATGGAGATTTACTGACCTGTCTCTGCTTCGGCGAGAGGGGAAGGCAGCATTGCAGCCAGCCACCGTGCAGACATGCATCTCTTTTAAGTGAACATTCCTGTAGTGGAGCTTCACACTGTAGGAGCTTTTGAAACTCTTCTTGCACACGTAACAGATTTTGGGGTCTGGGCTAGAACACAGGTCACCTTCTGGGGAGAACTTTTGAGGGCTGCCATAATTCAGAGACGATGTAAAACTTTCATGCAGGGCTGCCATGCTGGCCCCCCCACCATTGTACAGTCCATACTGGCTCATGTAAAACATGTCGTAAGTGGGATCTGTGAATTCTTCCTTCACCTTGATGACATCCTGGTGAGAGGGCTCACTGTGGTTCTCATCAGGCCTCTCACTGCTCATCAGGACTTTTTCACTCACTTCACTGTGAATGTGCTCATCCCCTTCCATGGACTCCTCGCCTAGTTTGGGCTCTGAAGACTCAGACTCATTCTCATAGTCCCGCTCAGGTTCTTGGTCCTCGGAAGTCATGCTGTCAGCCCTTCTTATTTCAGTCCTTGAAATGCACCGGGTCCTGCTATGTTTAGAAAAGTCCTTCACAGACATGCCTGGACTCATCTCCTCTTGGGAGTGGCAGTGATTGTCATGGCTCACATCGTTGACCACAGCTCCACCATCGTTGGggtcatcatcttcatcatcaaaCTCATCAGCGGTATCAATGATTTCCTTCTCAATCTTCACAGGCATGCTGGACTTCCTGGGCTTCTTCTTGGGTGCCAGGTCGGCACTGGGCTCATGAGTGGCCATCATCACTACTGgtgctgtgggctcagagggTGGTGGGGGGTGCTGCTCTATGGTACCACTGGCTGGAATGATGGGACTGGTCGGGAGGGAGGTTGGAGGACTCACCATTTCCCCCGGAGTGAGTAAACTTCTATAAAATGGAGGAACTGGCTGTACAGTCTTTAGCCCAGAAAACACCAGCTGGCTAGGCAGAGGATTCTGTAAGACAGGGTCTAGTGGGGGAGTGGTAAAACCCATTGGGGGCCGGCCAGGGCTTGTGAGTGTGAGACTTGATTTTGTACTTGCTATGACAGGGGTGGCAGCTCCTGATGTGGCCCGAATTAAATCTTTGTCTCGGTTATTTCGTAGCATGGGCATGTGAAGGCGAGGATTAGGGTTTGCACTGTGGCGATTCCGGCTTCGGAGGGAACTAAAGACCATGTTGCAACCTTCGATGGTGCATCGGTGTTTGATCTTCAGGTGGACAGCATTATAATGAATTTTGAGAGTACCTTTGTCATAGAACGTCTTCCCACATGCGTTACAGAACACTCTTCCTTTCCTAGAGGCTGACCCCATCCTTCTCATCCGGTGAATCCGGAATGAGctttttgggtgttcagttttGGTCAGATCACTGACTGGGGCAGAATTCTGAATGGGGGATACGCAGGCTGGCTCGGTTTTGGGCTCCACATTAGTAATGCTGGTCAGGGCATTTCTATTGGGTGTCTGATCATTCTTATAAGGTGTGGGAGATACTTCAGATTCACTGCTCTCATTGTATTCATTCTGGGTTGAAAGGCTTGGTTCCCGCAGCCTCAGTCCTGGTTGCTCTAACAGTAACCCGTTTGGAGGCAATCCTAGGAGTGGGGCTGAGACTGGGTTTATGTACTGGAATGGAAGCAGAAATGCAAGGCTGTTGGGGATGTTTTCGAAGTGATGAATGCTGGAAGGGTTGCTGTTCTCTAGGTGAGCAAGAAGGCTGGGACTCCTGGTGCGATTATTGCTCTCAATGAAAGTCCTTATGTCTGAGTCTGTCTTTGAAGATGGTACAGCTACGGCCTGCCCTTCTTTCTCCTGAATTGCCATCAGCTCCACGATGGACTTGGTTTCTCCAAACCGCAGAAACTGCTGAAGGGTGATGATTTCCTCTTCTCGAGACATGATGGCCCAGCGGTCCAGTACCTTGCCGGCAGCATCctagaggccacatcaaagaaacaacaaagataaacacaaaaactTATTGATTGTGCATAATTATTCAATGCAACTGAAGGTGCTCTGCCTGATCATGAAATAGAGAGTGACAGCAGAAAACACACAAGCACTGTTCATAAAATCAACCCACAAAGCAAACTTTTCTGTCATGCAATTGCAGTAATTAGAGTCACAGTTAGAGAAACAGATTTGAGTTTAATGTCATAGCAAACAACATGTAGACCACTGGGGCTCTGTGATCTAACATGCCTTCGCTACTGCTACTTTAACAACAATGGTCTATATGGAATGCAACTATTTAGCACATATTAGTATAAGATGTGAACTCTCGCTGTGCAACCcagggaaaatgcaaaaaaatggtACCTGAATCCGTATTAAATAGTGACACCATAGGAAGGGATTAAGTACATTTTGTGAAATTTACCTCTTTGACACAAGCAGACACGATACTGGCTTCAATGATGAAAATTCCTTTAAATGGGAGCTATTATATAACTTTCTGAATCAAAACGATGAAAAAAGGAGCTTTGCAGTCTGTGGCCCCATTACTGaactgtatttttctctctttaatggCTGTATTTTAGTGTCATTTACTAATGGACACTCTCATAAGGTAGAGTTAAGGAAAAACAGTGattgttgtttttctgaaaattgaTTGTAATCCTATGATTCAAAGTTTGAGTTAGACTTTAAgtatttgactttttattatCTTGTTATAAGTGACGGTTATAGATATTTAGAAAGTAAACATGTGATGGATTTAGATAgaataaatgtgtaaaaatattgTCTCTTAACATCCTCCTCTGATAGCAAAGGGAGCCCACAGAGAATACACATCAGTAATCACCAGACTATGTGTtgttaaatatacattaaaaagcatttcacaCTTTCATTTTTGCTAGTAACTATGAGATTTGCCTGGAGGTAGGACTTAAAAATCCTGCAATGTAATGTCAGGCAATCCATTTCAGCATGGGCTGGGAGAAATGTATTCAAACACTTAAATCATGACTCCATCATTTTCTAGGGCACATTCTTCCTAACCAGGACAGGACACTTCCACAACCTCTGTGAATAATACTTGCCCCAACCTGCCTATcaatttaagaaaacataaaaatcttcttaaaaaacaaaattagatacttattaattacaaagagaaaaaccataaCATTATAATGGAGAAACCtagcagacaccaccttaaccaagtaaCCAAAGTCAACATCACCCGTGTTAAGTATCATCGTGTGCCTCCTGATATATACTGAGAAGGGCACATCATCTTTTTCTTGCCAAAAAATGTATAACCTCAATCTAAATCATGAGAAGATATCAGATAAACCAAAATTGAAGGGCATTCTACAAAACAGTGGCTAGTACTCTTCAAAGTGTAAACGTcagtaaagattttaaaaaaggaccaAAGAATGGTTACAGTTCAGAGGGGACCAAGAAAACAGGACAGATAAATGTAATGTGAGAGTCTAGAGATACCATCCCAAAAAAAAGACCCTTAGTGGGAAAACTGGCAAAATTTGAATAAAGTCTCTAGATCAGTTAATAGTATGGTACCAACCTTAATTTCTTAGTTTCATCAACTGTGCTGTGTTTACAAAGAACGCATCGTGAGGGGAAGCAGGATAAAGGGAACTATGCTACTTTTGCGATGGAATATTCTGTCTCATAGACTGTTCCATTCAGCCCGGTGATATAAAATTCTCTCTGGAACACAACTGTATGGTCTGAACCATGACAACTGGTAAGGAGATacttatcatttatttaaattactttacaAAAAAGAAGCTCTAATAGTTACGTGCCATTCCTCCTAAGGCTCACTCCAGCATTCTATTATTTTACACAAAGTATACGTGTGGGTATGTGCATGTGGGTGTCCATTCCTACGAAAAGGGTCCCTCTTTCATCTTGTAGATAACATGAGCCTTCAGATCAAACATCCTCATGCAGCTATCTGCTCAAAATACTTACATAATGATATGTATATATGGAGACTCTGGGTAATCCTGGAGTCCTGCAAcagccagtttttaaaaagaatcactcAAAGCAATCGGTATCccttacatcctttttttttttttttttttggaatagggCAAAGCTAGGGGTAGTGTTGGTGTTATAggtaaatagagaaataaattgtGATTTTGTATAGATTATCTCATTTGAACCTCATAATAGCTTCCAGAGCTCAGCAAATGTGTAACAGATGAGGGGCCAGGAGTGAAGGAAAGGGGGATGGTTGGCTGAGGTTGTCAAGATGCTAACTTGGGGTCTCGGACTCGAATCCAAAAATTTTGACTCTAAGTTCGTGGAGTGTAACGGCTGTCATCCATAATGCCATTTCCCAGGTGGGCACATTGAGTCTGTGACAATAAGGAATAGGACTTCTCCTGAATAAGGCTGGTCTCTGGAGCACTGCAATGTCCTttacactgtttttcttttaccATCAAATCCACTCTCTTAATTGTTTTTATGGAAGCTTTTACTGTGGATCGTTTCTCAGGCTGCAACGCGACCTGAGCAGCACAGTCGTTCCTTCCCAGGTAGCCTGCACCTAAGTCTGCATGTCGATAATGTACTTACACAGCTGGCGGCCTCTGGTATTAAAACAGCCCTCAGAAACCATAGCAACTGATCAAACCCACCTGAGGCATCTCCTTTCCATCCCCCTCCTATCTTGTCTCCCCCAACAGAATGCAGCAGTCCCATatggtttctcttttctcctggccCGCCACAGCGCCTGCCGCTCTTTCTAAAACCACTGCCTTTCAGACCTCTTTTAGTCTTGAGTAGCTGTCTCCACTAAAATGGAACTGTTACGTTAAACCACTTACTTCTGGTGGAAGAGGTCTAGGTAAGCAAGATTTAGAACTTTGCTGGTAGCCTGAATCATAAAAGAGAAGCCTCATTTATAGTGGTAACAGAAACAGCAATTTATAGTTACATAGAAGGACAATGTAACATCTTTGCAAATAAATGTGCTTGGGAAACAGGACAAACATCCACATTACCCACTCAGACTGGGGTTCCCCTGACAGGGCACCTTCTGCATCTGGGTAATATTAAGCATCACAGAGTTATTTCCAAAGAAGCCACCATTCATATTTGATCAAGGGCATCTAGTATCATCATGCTCATAAACATAGCAactgcagaaagaaagaagttgacTTTCTTCTATAACATCACCGGTCTGCAAGCACAATGCTAGGAATGGCTATCGGTTAGCACATCCTTGGATGAACTGGCTGAATGGGATTTGGAAGTcaccaaagaggaaaaaggaaggccCGGGGTTCTTTTTTCCTGAAGATCTCAGCGACAGAGATAAGCACGCTCGGGTGCAGTGATTCTCAAAACAGTGGCTTGGGACTCCTGTGGTAAGGCAAGAATTTCCATGAGTGGTCTACATGCTATTGAAAAAGGACcactgtcaatttttttttttttaaaccagtctACAAATAATTGAGAACAATCATTTAAAAGACTTCGAGACAATGTGACAACTGCTGCAGCAACAAAAAGtgtgatgattttttattaatttccttttattttatttaagtattgGCTCAAAactgatggggggtgggggagggggaactggTCCTTCCTCACAGATAATTCAAGAAGTACAAGATCTAAAATCTCGGCCCCCATGCCGTGTCAAATAAACTGTACCAGAGTGAGTAAAAGCTGTAAAAAGAGTTAGGCATTTTCACAGAataaacattaataaaacaaaaattcagtcTGGTAGACCAGTATGAATGTCCTGACTGTTGACCAACCCATACTGGGACATGGGTCTTGTGCAGGAATAATAAATCACAGCAGAGTGTGTAACTGGACTCTGTTCCTTCCCATTCCATTTTGCAGTCTGTAAGTCAGTTCCTTGAGGCCTTCCCATTTGTAACCAGAGTTCAGTGACCTTTAAACCTTTACATTGGAAATTGTTATttacaaaatgaggataataagatTTACTCTGTTAAGTGAAATGTAAGGTATTAGTAT encodes the following:
- the BNC2 gene encoding zinc finger protein basonuclin-2 isoform X1, with the protein product MHYGHHSPVAYSFSTISRIKNVLLNFNSKYLKRLHVYLRESKFPQSEEAEVDVRERETQRDREPKRARDLTLRDSCTDNSMQFGTRTTTAEPGFMGTWQNADTNLLFRMSQQVPVACAGRVLGADFCPNLEEPDQRLEVQAIRCTLVNCTCECFQPGKINLRTCDQCKHGWVAHALDKLSTQHLYHPTQVEIVQSNVVFDISSLMLYGTQAVPVRLKILLDRLFSVLKQEEVLHILHGLGWTLRDYVRGYILQDAAGKVLDRWAIMSREEEIITLQQFLRFGETKSIVELMAIQEKEGQAVAVPSSKTDSDIRTFIESNNRTRSPSLLAHLENSNPSSIHHFENIPNSLAFLLPFQYINPVSAPLLGLPPNGLLLEQPGLRLREPSLSTQNEYNESSESEVSPTPYKNDQTPNRNALTSITNVEPKTEPACVSPIQNSAPVSDLTKTEHPKSSFRIHRMRRMGSASRKGRVFCNACGKTFYDKGTLKIHYNAVHLKIKHRCTIEGCNMVFSSLRSRNRHSANPNPRLHMPMLRNNRDKDLIRATSGAATPVIASTKSSLTLTSPGRPPMGFTTPPLDPVLQNPLPSQLVFSGLKTVQPVPPFYRSLLTPGEMVSPPTSLPTSPIIPASGTIEQHPPPPSEPTAPVVMMATHEPSADLAPKKKPRKSSMPVKIEKEIIDTADEFDDEDDDPNDGGAVVNDVSHDNHCHSQEEMSPGMSVKDFSKHSRTRCISRTEIRRADSMTSEDQEPERDYENESESSEPKLGEESMEGDEHIHSEVSEKVLMSSERPDENHSEPSHQDVIKVKEEFTDPTYDMFYMSQYGLYNGGGASMAALHESFTSSLNYGSPQKFSPEGDLCSSPDPKICYVCKKSFKSSYSVKLHYRNVHLKEMHVCTVAGCNAAFPSRRSRDRNRNLRMERTIGPGHRDSLHLRRHSANINLHRKLLTKELDDMGLDSAQPSLSKDLRDEFLMKIYGAQHPLGLDVGEDASSPAGTEDSHLNGYGRGMAEDYMVLDLSTTSSLQSSSSIHSSRESDAGSDEGILLDDIDGASDSGESAHKAEAPALPGSLGAEVPGSLMFNSLSGSNGGIMCNICHKMYSNKGTLRVHYKTVHLREMHKCKVPGCNMMFSSVRSRNRHSQNPNLHKNIPFASVD
- the BNC2 gene encoding zinc finger protein basonuclin-2 isoform X2, whose amino-acid sequence is MHYGHHSPVAYSFSTISRIKNVLLNFNSKYLKRLHVYLRESKFPQSEEAEVDVRERETQRDREPKRARDLTLRDSCTDNSMQFGTRTTTAEPGFMGTWQNADTNLLFRMSQQVPVACAGRVLGADFCPNLEEPDQRLEVQAIRCTLVNCTCECFQPGKINLRTCDQCKHGWVAHALDKLSTQHLYHPTQVEIVQSNVVFDISSLMLYGTQAVPVRLKILLDRLFSVLKQEEVLHILHGLGWTLRDYVRGYILQDAAGKVLDRWAIMSREEEIITLQQFLRFGETKSIVELMAIQEKEGQAVAVPSSKTDSDIRTFIESNNRTRSPSLLAHLENSNPSSIHHFENIPNSLAFLLPFQYINPVSAPLLGLPPNGLLLEQPGLRLREPSLSTQNEYNESSESEVSPTPYKNDQTPNRNALTSITNVEPKTEPACVSPIQNSAPVSDLTKTEHPKSSFRIHRMRRMGSASRKGRVFCNACGKTFYDKGTLKIHYNAVHLKIKHRCTIEGCNMVFSSLRSRNRHSANPNPRLHMPMLRNNRDKDLIRATSGAATPVIASTKSSLTLTSPGRPPMGFTTPPLDPVLQNPLPSQLVFSGLKTVQPVPPFYRSLLTPGEMVSPPTSLPTSPIIPASGTIEQHPPPPSEPTAPVVMMATHEPSADLAPKKKPRKSSMPVKIEKEIIDTADEFDDEDDDPNDGGAVVNDVSHDNHCHSQEEMSPGMSVKDFSKHSRTRCISRTEIRRADSMTSEDQEPERDYENESESSEPKLGEESMEGDEHIHSEVSEKVLMSSERPDENHSEPSHQDVIKVKEEFTDPTYDMFYMSQYGLYNGGGASMAALHESFTSSLNYGSPQKFSPEGDLCSSPDPKICYVCKKSFKSSYSVKLHYRNVHLKEMHVCTVAGCNAAFPSRRSRDRNRNLRMERTIGPGHRDSLHLRSANINLHRKLLTKELDDMGLDSAQPSLSKDLRDEFLMKIYGAQHPLGLDVGEDASSPAGTEDSHLNGYGRGMAEDYMVLDLSTTSSLQSSSSIHSSRESDAGSDEGILLDDIDGASDSGESAHKAEAPALPGSLGAEVPGSLMFNSLSGSNGGIMCNICHKMYSNKGTLRVHYKTVHLREMHKCKVPGCNMMFSSVRSRNRHSQNPNLHKNIPFASVD